A single window of Larus michahellis chromosome 17, bLarMic1.1, whole genome shotgun sequence DNA harbors:
- the PHLDB1 gene encoding pleckstrin homology-like domain family B member 1 isoform X9 — MGTLPRRVPLGAWASTGWQQQPVPESTRRLRAGAMEAAGRAPASPTRRVQTIIQNSPLDLIDTGKGLKVQTEKPHLVSLGSGRLSTAITLLPLEEGRTTIGTAARDIVLQGPGLAPQHCYIENVQGTLTLHPCGNACAIDGVPLRRPTRLTQGCTICLGQATFLRFNHPAEAKWMKSMIPAGGRSPAPLYGLPAKPEALVNGGRQPAERGSPSHSSLVSSIEKDLQDIMDSLVLEEPVSPAGKKTPTCGRSPLTPVVNGGGRCLLSPPPSPGAASGGSSYENASPTFSPLSSPASSGGYTSPSPSSQEQGPAVPPLVPLRSSSYNHAVQPPPQRPPPPPGGGPGEPWPPERPGDHRAGSPRLTPRAMPRPRGTLQERPPSPFRDPPAPSRQPAGRAVPDPRLQPPESPRAARRNVESMRELPPLSPSMSRRAASPRAAPDAPSPQPRLGREVPGSPRARRKGPEEPRGAGSPSPPLLVDTPPRRPSFGACLSPAYGLSSPAVPSPRQSPRTPRKPLGDPRPPVGPRERKNSITEISDNEDELLEYHRRQRQERVREQEMERLERQRLETILNLCAEYSKTDGSEAGDVQRLLAGEVDAGRRVPRAAVALGRAAKELRQRESLEKSDEENLKEECSSTESTHHEHEELAGPRAKEAQRLEEERAGALGRLDQLKGRLKELEQQLQETSREAEMERALLQGEREAEAARLRQEQEAVQQLQEKLAGLDASIRKERDKERAKVDAERKELEQLRALYHESKSHLDKCPESLREQLREQMRREAEALEMEAKLFEDLEFQQLERESRLEEEREARGQQLLQSRAECHRSIARRKERVAALDAQAAQVRLQSAQEAERLGRERNGVLQLLQKEKEKLMSLERHYQLVTGGRSFPKMSSALREYVTVEQLSGILGGPRAPAASLLSCTPLAPSSSGCAAPPPPLPSLSSPSVSAEMEQQLPGGPVWPPALDLEKWYQEVMAGFETSSSSLSPPSSPPPLPAKAHSSHKPLQVYRAKTEGDAGALTPRMKSGTPSSSQHNLSVLGRSPSPKLTACRPAQGPPSPAGSLPRNLAATLQDIETKRQLALQQKAQPLPAEPSQPGNLPGQQVIEEQKRRLAELKQKAAAEAQSQWEALHGQPPFPTAFPGLVHHSILHHHRPPGLGPRAEELDHAYDTLSLESSDSMETSISTGNNSACSPDNISSASGVEAGKIEEMEKMLKEAHAEKSRLMESREREMELRRQALEDERRRREQLERRLQDETARRQKMVEKEVKLREKHFSQARPLTRYLPIRKEDFDLRLHIESSGHSVDTCYHVILTEKMCKGYLVKMGGKIKSWKKRWFVFDRMKRTLSYYVDKHETKLKGVIYFQAIEEVYYDHLRSAAKSPNPALTFCVKTHDRLYYMVAPSAEAMRIWMDVIVTGAEGYTQFMN, encoded by the exons ATGGGCACGCTGCCGCGGAGGGTCCCGCTCGGCGCCTGGGCCAGCACCGGGTGGCAG cagcagcccgTGCCCGAGAGCACCCGGCGTCTCCGAGCGGGCGCCATGGAGGCAGCCGGCAGGGCCCCTGCCAGCCCGACCCGCAGAGTCCAGACCATCATCCAG aACAGCCCCCTGGACCTGATCGACACGGGCAAGGGGCTGAAGGTGCAGACGGAGAAGCCGCACTTGGTGAGCCTGGGCAGCGGCCGGCTCAGCACCGCCATCACGCTCCTGCCCCTGGAGGAAG GGAGGACCACTATCGGCACGGCTGCGAGGGACATCGTCCTCCAGGGCCCCGGGCTGGCGCCCCAGCACTGCTACATCGAGAACGTGCAGGGGACCCTCACCCTGCACCCCTGCGGCAACGCTTGCGCCATCGATGGGGTGCCGCTGCGGCGGCCCACGCGCCTCACCCAAG GCTGCACCATCTGCCTGGGCCAGGCCACCTTCCTCCGCTTCAACCACCCCGCCGAGGCCAAGTGGATGAAGAGCATGATCCCGGCAGGGGGACGGAGCCCGGCGCCTCTCTACGGGCTGCCAGCAA agcccGAGGCCCTGGTGAACGGCGGCCGGCAGCCGGCCGAGCGGGGGTCTCCCAGCCACAGCTCCCTCGTCAGCTCCATCGAGAAGGACCTGCAGGACATCATGGACTCGCTGGTGCTGGAGGAGCCGGTGTCCCCTGCCGGCAAGAAGACGCCCACCTGCGGCcggtcccccctcacccccgtGGTGAATGGGGGTGGGCGCTGCCTCCTgtcccccccgcccagccccggggccgccTCGGGGGGCTCCAGCTACGAGAACGCCTCCCCCACCTtctccccgctctcctccccggcCAGCAGCGGTGGCTACACCAGCCCCTCGcccagcagccaggagcaggggcCTGCTGTGCCCCCCCTcgtcccgctccgctcctccagcTACAACCACGCCGTGCAGCCGCCCCCCCAgcgcccaccccccccacctgGTGGGGGTCCCGGCGAGCCTTGGCCGCCCGAGAGGCCCGGGGACCACCGGGCAGGCAGCCCCCGGCTGACCCCCAGGGCCATGCCGCGGCCGCGGGGGACCCTGCAGGAgcggccccccagccccttccgcgaccccccggcccccagtcGGCAGCCCGCTGGCAGGGCGGTCCCGGacccccggctgcagccccccgagAGCCCGCGGGCGGCCCGCAGGAACGTGGAGAGCATGCGGGAGCTGCCCCCCTTGAGCCCCTCCATGTCGCGACGGGCTGCCAGCCCCCGGGCGGCCCCCgacgccccctccccgcagccccggctgggcagggaggtgcctggcagcccccgcgccaGGCGCAAGGGTCCGGAGGAGCCGAGGGGTGCCGGGAGCCCCTCACCCCCGCTGCTGGTGGACACCCCCCCACGCCGCCCCAGCTTCGGCGCCTGCCTGAGCCCGGCGTACGGGCTGAGCTCCCCGGCCGTGCCCTCGCCCCGGCAGAGCCCCCGCACCCCCAGGAAGCCCCTGGGGGACCCACGGCCGCCGGTGGGGCCGCGGGAGCGCAAGAACAGCATCACCGAGATCAGCGACAACGAGGACGAGCTGCTGGAGTACCAccggcggcagcggcaggagcgGGTGCGGGAGCAGGAGATGGAGCGCCTG GAGCGGCAGCGCCTGGAGACCATCCTGAACCTGTGTGCCGAGTACAGCAAGACGGACGGCAGCGAGGCGGGCGACGTGCAGCGGCTCCTGGCCGGCGAGGTGGATGCTGGCCGGCGGGTGCCCCGCGCTGCCGTGGCTCTGGGCCGTGCCGCCAAGGAGCTGCGGCAGAGGGAGAGCCTGGAGAAGTCGGACGAGGAGAACCTGAAGGAGGAGTGCAGCAGCACCGAGAGCACCCACCACGAG CACGAGGAGCTGGCGGGTCCCCGGGCCAAGGAGGCGcagcggctggaggaggagcgTGCCGGCGCGCTTGGCCGCCTGGACCAGCTGAAGGGCCGCCTcaaggagctggagcagcagctgcaggagacgTCGCGAGAG GCGGAGATGGAGCGGGCGCTGCTGCAGGGTGAgcgggaggcggaggcggcgcggctgcggcaggagcaggaggcggtgcagcagctgcaggagaagctcGCCGGCCTGGATGCCAGCATCCGGAAGGAGCGGGACAAG GAAAGGGCAAAGGTTGATGCTGAGAGGAAGGAGCTAGAGCAACTCCGGGCGCTTTACCATGAGTCGAAGAGCCACCTTGATAAGTGCCCCGAGTCACTGCGGGAGCAGTTGCGGGAGCAGATGCGAAGG GAGGCGGAGGCGCTGGAGATGGAGGCCAAGCTGTTCGAGGACCTGGAGTTCCAGCAGCTGGAGCGGGAGAGCCGCCTCGAGGAGGAGCGGGAGGCGCggggccagcagctcctgcagagccGGGCCGAGTGCCACCGCAGCATCGCCCGCAGGAAG gagcGGGTGGCCGCGCTGGACGCCCAGGCTGCCCAGGTCCGGCTGCAGAGCGCGCAGGAGGCCGAgcgcctgggcagggagaggaacggcgtcctgcagctcctgcagaag gagaaggagaagctcaTGTCTCTGGAGCGGCACTACCAGCTGGTCACAGGCGGCCGGAGCTTCCCCAAAATGTCCTCGGCTCTCAGAGAG TACGTGACCGTTGAGCAGCTCTCGGGCATCCTGGGCGGCCCCCGCgcccctgctgcttccctgctgagCTGCACCCCGCTGGCTCCTTCATCCTCAGgctgtgctgctcctcctcctcctcttccatctctctcttctccctccgtCTCTGCAGAG ATGGAGCAGCAGCTGCCGGGGGGCCCCGTGTGGCCCCCGGCTCTTGATTTAGAGAAGTGGTACCAGGAGGTCATGGCTGGCTTtgagacctcctcctcctctctctctcctccttcttcccctcctccgCTTCCAGCTAAAGCTCACTCCTCTCACAAGCCTCTCCAG GTCTATCGTGCCAAAACGGAGGGTGACGCTGGTGCCCTCACCCCTCGGATGAAGAGTGGGACACCCTCGTCCTCGCAGCACAACCTCTCCGTGCTGGGGCGCAGCCCCTCGCCCAAG CTGACCGCCTGCCGTCCTGcccagggcccccccagcccggcgggCAGCCTCCCCCGCAACCTGGCGGCCACGCTGCAGGACATCGAGACCAAGCGCCAGCTGGCCCTGCAGCAGAAGG CCCAGCCGCTCCCAGCAGAGCCCTCGCAGCCGGGCAATCTACCAG GTCAGCAGGTGATCGAGGAGCAGAAGCGGCGGCTGGCGGAGCTGAAGCAGAAGGCGGCCGCCGAGGCTCAGTCCCAGTGGGAAGCCCTGCACGGGCAGCCCCCCTTCCCTACTGCCTTCCCCGGGCTCGTGCATCACTCCATCCTGCACCACCACCGTCCCCCCGGCCTCGGGCCCCGCGCCGAGGAGCTGGACCACGCGTACGACACCCTCAGCCTGGAGAGCTCGGACAGCATGGAGACCAGCATCTCCACCGGCAACAACTCTGCCTGCTCGCCCGACAACATCTCCAG TGCCAGTGGGGTGGAGGCAGGGAAGATCGAGGAGATGGAGAAGATGCTGAAGGAGGCGCACGCGGAGAAGTCGCGGCTGATGGAGTCCCGG GAGCGGGAGATGGAGCTGCGGCGGCAGGCGCTGGAGGACGAGCGCCGGCGCCGGGAGCAGCTGGAACGGCGGCTGCAGGATGAGACCGCGCGGCGGCAGAAGATGGTGGAGAAGGAGGTCAAGCTGCGGGAGAAGCACTTCTCACAG GCTCGTCCCCTGACGCGGTACCTCCCCATCCGCAAGGAGGACTTCGACCTGCGGCTGCACATCGAGTCCTCGGGCCACAGCGTGGACACCTGCTACCACGTCATCCTGACGGAGAAGATGTGCAAGGGCTACCTGGTCAAGATGGGCGGCAAGATCAAGTCTTGGAAGAAGCGCTGGTTCGTCTTTGACCGCATGAAGCGCACGCTCTCCTACTACGTGG ATAAACACGAGACGAAGCTGAAGGGCGTCATCTACTTCCAAGCCATCGAAGAAGTTTACTACGACCACCTCCGCAGCGCGGCCAAG agCCCCAACCCCGCGCTCACCTTCTGCGTCAAGACCCACGACCGCCTCTACTACATGGTGGCCCCCTCGGCCGAGGCCATGCGCATCTGGATGGACGTCATCGTCACCGGGGCCGAGGGCTACACCCAGTTCATGAactga
- the PHLDB1 gene encoding pleckstrin homology-like domain family B member 1 isoform X16, which translates to MGTLPRRVPLGAWASTGWQQQPVPESTRRLRAGAMEAAGRAPASPTRRVQTIIQNSPLDLIDTGKGLKVQTEKPHLVSLGSGRLSTAITLLPLEEGRTTIGTAARDIVLQGPGLAPQHCYIENVQGTLTLHPCGNACAIDGVPLRRPTRLTQGCTICLGQATFLRFNHPAEAKWMKSMIPAGGRSPAPLYGLPAKPEALVNGGRQPAERGSPSHSSLVSSIEKDLQDIMDSLVLEEPVSPAGKKTPTCGRSPLTPVVNGGGRCLLSPPPSPGAASGGSSYENASPTFSPLSSPASSGGYTSPSPSSQEQGPAVPPLVPLRSSSYNHAVQPPPQRPPPPPGGGPGEPWPPERPGDHRAGSPRLTPRAMPRPRGTLQERPPSPFRDPPAPSRQPAGRAVPDPRLQPPESPRAARRNVESMRELPPLSPSMSRRAASPRAAPDAPSPQPRLGREVPGSPRARRKGPEEPRGAGSPSPPLLVDTPPRRPSFGACLSPAYGLSSPAVPSPRQSPRTPRKPLGDPRPPVGPRERKNSITEISDNEDELLEYHRRQRQERVREQEMERLERQRLETILNLCAEYSKTDGSEAGDVQRLLAGEVDAGRRVPRAAVALGRAAKELRQRESLEKSDEENLKEECSSTESTHHEHEELAGPRAKEAQRLEEERAGALGRLDQLKGRLKELEQQLQETSREAEMERALLQGEREAEAARLRQEQEAVQQLQEKLAGLDASIRKERDKERAKVDAERKELEQLRALYHESKSHLDKCPESLREQLREQMRREAEALEMEAKLFEDLEFQQLERESRLEEEREARGQQLLQSRAECHRSIARRKERVAALDAQAAQVRLQSAQEAERLGRERNGVLQLLQKEKEKLMSLERHYQLVTGGRSFPKMSSALREVYRAKTEGDAGALTPRMKSGTPSSSQHNLSVLGRSPSPKGPPSPAGSLPRNLAATLQDIETKRQLALQQKAQPLPAEPSQPGNLPGQQVIEEQKRRLAELKQKAAAEAQSQWEALHGQPPFPTAFPGLVHHSILHHHRPPGLGPRAEELDHAYDTLSLESSDSMETSISTGNNSACSPDNISSASGVEAGKIEEMEKMLKEAHAEKSRLMESREREMELRRQALEDERRRREQLERRLQDETARRQKMVEKEVKLREKHFSQARPLTRYLPIRKEDFDLRLHIESSGHSVDTCYHVILTEKMCKGYLVKMGGKIKSWKKRWFVFDRMKRTLSYYVDKHETKLKGVIYFQAIEEVYYDHLRSAAKSPNPALTFCVKTHDRLYYMVAPSAEAMRIWMDVIVTGAEGYTQFMN; encoded by the exons ATGGGCACGCTGCCGCGGAGGGTCCCGCTCGGCGCCTGGGCCAGCACCGGGTGGCAG cagcagcccgTGCCCGAGAGCACCCGGCGTCTCCGAGCGGGCGCCATGGAGGCAGCCGGCAGGGCCCCTGCCAGCCCGACCCGCAGAGTCCAGACCATCATCCAG aACAGCCCCCTGGACCTGATCGACACGGGCAAGGGGCTGAAGGTGCAGACGGAGAAGCCGCACTTGGTGAGCCTGGGCAGCGGCCGGCTCAGCACCGCCATCACGCTCCTGCCCCTGGAGGAAG GGAGGACCACTATCGGCACGGCTGCGAGGGACATCGTCCTCCAGGGCCCCGGGCTGGCGCCCCAGCACTGCTACATCGAGAACGTGCAGGGGACCCTCACCCTGCACCCCTGCGGCAACGCTTGCGCCATCGATGGGGTGCCGCTGCGGCGGCCCACGCGCCTCACCCAAG GCTGCACCATCTGCCTGGGCCAGGCCACCTTCCTCCGCTTCAACCACCCCGCCGAGGCCAAGTGGATGAAGAGCATGATCCCGGCAGGGGGACGGAGCCCGGCGCCTCTCTACGGGCTGCCAGCAA agcccGAGGCCCTGGTGAACGGCGGCCGGCAGCCGGCCGAGCGGGGGTCTCCCAGCCACAGCTCCCTCGTCAGCTCCATCGAGAAGGACCTGCAGGACATCATGGACTCGCTGGTGCTGGAGGAGCCGGTGTCCCCTGCCGGCAAGAAGACGCCCACCTGCGGCcggtcccccctcacccccgtGGTGAATGGGGGTGGGCGCTGCCTCCTgtcccccccgcccagccccggggccgccTCGGGGGGCTCCAGCTACGAGAACGCCTCCCCCACCTtctccccgctctcctccccggcCAGCAGCGGTGGCTACACCAGCCCCTCGcccagcagccaggagcaggggcCTGCTGTGCCCCCCCTcgtcccgctccgctcctccagcTACAACCACGCCGTGCAGCCGCCCCCCCAgcgcccaccccccccacctgGTGGGGGTCCCGGCGAGCCTTGGCCGCCCGAGAGGCCCGGGGACCACCGGGCAGGCAGCCCCCGGCTGACCCCCAGGGCCATGCCGCGGCCGCGGGGGACCCTGCAGGAgcggccccccagccccttccgcgaccccccggcccccagtcGGCAGCCCGCTGGCAGGGCGGTCCCGGacccccggctgcagccccccgagAGCCCGCGGGCGGCCCGCAGGAACGTGGAGAGCATGCGGGAGCTGCCCCCCTTGAGCCCCTCCATGTCGCGACGGGCTGCCAGCCCCCGGGCGGCCCCCgacgccccctccccgcagccccggctgggcagggaggtgcctggcagcccccgcgccaGGCGCAAGGGTCCGGAGGAGCCGAGGGGTGCCGGGAGCCCCTCACCCCCGCTGCTGGTGGACACCCCCCCACGCCGCCCCAGCTTCGGCGCCTGCCTGAGCCCGGCGTACGGGCTGAGCTCCCCGGCCGTGCCCTCGCCCCGGCAGAGCCCCCGCACCCCCAGGAAGCCCCTGGGGGACCCACGGCCGCCGGTGGGGCCGCGGGAGCGCAAGAACAGCATCACCGAGATCAGCGACAACGAGGACGAGCTGCTGGAGTACCAccggcggcagcggcaggagcgGGTGCGGGAGCAGGAGATGGAGCGCCTG GAGCGGCAGCGCCTGGAGACCATCCTGAACCTGTGTGCCGAGTACAGCAAGACGGACGGCAGCGAGGCGGGCGACGTGCAGCGGCTCCTGGCCGGCGAGGTGGATGCTGGCCGGCGGGTGCCCCGCGCTGCCGTGGCTCTGGGCCGTGCCGCCAAGGAGCTGCGGCAGAGGGAGAGCCTGGAGAAGTCGGACGAGGAGAACCTGAAGGAGGAGTGCAGCAGCACCGAGAGCACCCACCACGAG CACGAGGAGCTGGCGGGTCCCCGGGCCAAGGAGGCGcagcggctggaggaggagcgTGCCGGCGCGCTTGGCCGCCTGGACCAGCTGAAGGGCCGCCTcaaggagctggagcagcagctgcaggagacgTCGCGAGAG GCGGAGATGGAGCGGGCGCTGCTGCAGGGTGAgcgggaggcggaggcggcgcggctgcggcaggagcaggaggcggtgcagcagctgcaggagaagctcGCCGGCCTGGATGCCAGCATCCGGAAGGAGCGGGACAAG GAAAGGGCAAAGGTTGATGCTGAGAGGAAGGAGCTAGAGCAACTCCGGGCGCTTTACCATGAGTCGAAGAGCCACCTTGATAAGTGCCCCGAGTCACTGCGGGAGCAGTTGCGGGAGCAGATGCGAAGG GAGGCGGAGGCGCTGGAGATGGAGGCCAAGCTGTTCGAGGACCTGGAGTTCCAGCAGCTGGAGCGGGAGAGCCGCCTCGAGGAGGAGCGGGAGGCGCggggccagcagctcctgcagagccGGGCCGAGTGCCACCGCAGCATCGCCCGCAGGAAG gagcGGGTGGCCGCGCTGGACGCCCAGGCTGCCCAGGTCCGGCTGCAGAGCGCGCAGGAGGCCGAgcgcctgggcagggagaggaacggcgtcctgcagctcctgcagaag gagaaggagaagctcaTGTCTCTGGAGCGGCACTACCAGCTGGTCACAGGCGGCCGGAGCTTCCCCAAAATGTCCTCGGCTCTCAGAGAG GTCTATCGTGCCAAAACGGAGGGTGACGCTGGTGCCCTCACCCCTCGGATGAAGAGTGGGACACCCTCGTCCTCGCAGCACAACCTCTCCGTGCTGGGGCGCAGCCCCTCGCCCAAG ggcccccccagcccggcgggCAGCCTCCCCCGCAACCTGGCGGCCACGCTGCAGGACATCGAGACCAAGCGCCAGCTGGCCCTGCAGCAGAAGG CCCAGCCGCTCCCAGCAGAGCCCTCGCAGCCGGGCAATCTACCAG GTCAGCAGGTGATCGAGGAGCAGAAGCGGCGGCTGGCGGAGCTGAAGCAGAAGGCGGCCGCCGAGGCTCAGTCCCAGTGGGAAGCCCTGCACGGGCAGCCCCCCTTCCCTACTGCCTTCCCCGGGCTCGTGCATCACTCCATCCTGCACCACCACCGTCCCCCCGGCCTCGGGCCCCGCGCCGAGGAGCTGGACCACGCGTACGACACCCTCAGCCTGGAGAGCTCGGACAGCATGGAGACCAGCATCTCCACCGGCAACAACTCTGCCTGCTCGCCCGACAACATCTCCAG TGCCAGTGGGGTGGAGGCAGGGAAGATCGAGGAGATGGAGAAGATGCTGAAGGAGGCGCACGCGGAGAAGTCGCGGCTGATGGAGTCCCGG GAGCGGGAGATGGAGCTGCGGCGGCAGGCGCTGGAGGACGAGCGCCGGCGCCGGGAGCAGCTGGAACGGCGGCTGCAGGATGAGACCGCGCGGCGGCAGAAGATGGTGGAGAAGGAGGTCAAGCTGCGGGAGAAGCACTTCTCACAG GCTCGTCCCCTGACGCGGTACCTCCCCATCCGCAAGGAGGACTTCGACCTGCGGCTGCACATCGAGTCCTCGGGCCACAGCGTGGACACCTGCTACCACGTCATCCTGACGGAGAAGATGTGCAAGGGCTACCTGGTCAAGATGGGCGGCAAGATCAAGTCTTGGAAGAAGCGCTGGTTCGTCTTTGACCGCATGAAGCGCACGCTCTCCTACTACGTGG ATAAACACGAGACGAAGCTGAAGGGCGTCATCTACTTCCAAGCCATCGAAGAAGTTTACTACGACCACCTCCGCAGCGCGGCCAAG agCCCCAACCCCGCGCTCACCTTCTGCGTCAAGACCCACGACCGCCTCTACTACATGGTGGCCCCCTCGGCCGAGGCCATGCGCATCTGGATGGACGTCATCGTCACCGGGGCCGAGGGCTACACCCAGTTCATGAactga